The following proteins are encoded in a genomic region of Corticium candelabrum chromosome 11, ooCorCand1.1, whole genome shotgun sequence:
- the LOC134187076 gene encoding uncharacterized protein LOC134187076: MKMSAVRWIVLAEWVVTYNAISSIGFVIGPGNLMATTGGFKFAVTTTAFVFLINFIVSWWLVHPDQHTNKDHTNTDSDDTFSFKGSIAFMRSETWPKVSGLMLERFIISVSVLMLRSNFSLFLEHKYNAGLKIIGYIVSFSGVIVFGSAMITGFVTRMYGNESRLMFHSSLLMLASQIGLNFATHISFIFVLLIPFGFASSVMRVVVAHLLLQRVSPREKGEVIGMGQSSIALARIVSLQLAGLAMEHSTELPGTIGIAFAALASGLIYKRTVYRVEQKKD, from the exons ATGAAG ATGTCAGCAGTGAGGTGGATCGTCCTGGCAGAATGGGTCGTTACTTACAATGCCATATCGTCGATCGGTTTTGTCATCGGGCCAGGCAATCTGATGGCAACCACTGGAGGTTTCAAGTTTGCAGTCACCACGACAGCATTCGTTTTCCTCATCAATTTTATTGTATCGTGGTGGCTTGTCCATCCCGACCAGCACACGAACAAAGATCATACAAACACTGACAGTGATGATACGTTTAGTTTCAAAGGGTCGATAGCATTCATGAGATCAGAGACATGGCCCAAAGTGTCCGGTCTCATGTTGGAACGTTTTATAATCAGTGTTAGTGTTTTAATGCTTCGTAGCAACTTCAGCTTGTTTTTGGAGCACAAGTATAATGCCGGACTGAAGATAATAGGATATATAGTGTCATTCAGTGGAGTCATTGTCTTTGGATCTGCTATGATTACAGGATTTGTTACTCGAATGTACGGCAATGAGTCAAGATTGATGTTTCACTCGTCTCTGTTGATGCTTGCTTCTCAGATTGGTCTCAACTTTGCTACACATATTTCGTTTATCTTCGTTTTACTGATTCCTTTTGGGTTTGCTTCGTCGGTGATGCGTGTTGTCGTTGCTCATCTTCTGTTGCAGAGAGTCTCGCCGAGAGAGAAGGGTGAGGTGATAGGAATGGGACAGTCAAGCATCGCATTGGCTCGGATTGTTAGTCTGCAGTTGGCTGGTCTAGCTATGGAACACAGTACTGAGTTACCAGGAACGATTGGAATAGCATTTGCTGCTTTGGCTAGTGGACTGATCTACAAACGTACTGTATATCGTGTCGAACAAAAGAAAGATTGA
- the LOC134186450 gene encoding uncharacterized protein LOC134186450: MRCPLCNEVVEDKDTLYVHYTRSCTGHRRPAARALDLAAADARDVPITAARKATVTFLWEKSVPTMERKIYLFGTFDQVFHIVINWCFSGFREYIASGMISYHFQILCTLHVTTNTSVTNDRMTSMALLFVHRGLADSRQHCGWCG, from the exons ATGCGTTGCCCTTTGTGCAATGAGGTCGTTGAGGACAAGGACACTCTGTATGTACACTACACTAGATCGTGTACAGGCCACAGACGACCTGCAG CTAGAGCTCTAGATCTCGCAGCAGCTGATGCTAGAGATGTACCGATCACAGCAGCGAGGAAGGCGACAGTAACTTTTTTGTGGGAGAAATCTGTTCCTACGATGGAACGAAAAATCTATTTGTTCGGCACTTTTGATCAG GTGTTTCACATTGTAATTAACTGGTGTTTCAGTGGTTTTCGTGAGTACATTGCATCTGGGATGATCTCATATCACTTTCAGATTCTGTGCACCTTACATGTCACTACAAATACTT CAGTGACCAATGACAGGATGACATCAATGGCGCTATTGTTTGTACATCGGGGATTGGCGGACTCCCGACAACATTGTGGCTGGTGTGGTTGA